GGAGGTGATTTCCCGGATGCCGAAGCGGGTTTTCACCGAGTCGCAGACCACACCTTTTACCGTTACCGTCATTTTCAGTTCATACAGGTTTTGGGGACCTTTGTTGACGGGCCACCACAGGCGGGGGTTGCGAATGGTGAGCTGGGAAAACTCTTCGGGGGTGAAGGTGATTGTTTTTTCTTCTCCGCGCAGGATGTGGAAGGGTTTTTCCACTACGATGTTTTCTCCGGTGATTTCGCCTCTCACGATGCCGCTGACGGTATCGGTAGAGTTGCGGGGGTTGATTACTTCTACGGAGAGGGTTTGGCGGGACACGTCGTACCCGGGTTTCTGGAGTTCCGATTTCACAAACGGGTGGCGGAGTGCTACCGTGCCGGTGGTATACAGGGAGATGCTTTTCCAGATGCCGGTGTTGCGGTCGCGGATTCCGTCCATGAAGGTAAAGTCCCAGCCTACCGTCATCAGCATGGTGGTATTCAGGCCGATGTTTCCGTTGCCTCCGTTATGGAACTCGCCTGCGGCTCCCCACGATTTGGGCTTGGCTGTTCCCGGCATGTCCACCGGATATACGCGGATCGCGAGGGCGTTCTTAGCTCCGGGTTTTACAAAGTCCGTGATATTGATATAGGTGTTTATAAACATACCGTTGATGGTTTGGAGCAGGTTGCCATTTACCCATACTTCGGCGCGGTAATTGATGCCTTCGGGTTGGAGCCAGATGTTTTTCCGGGCAAAGGTGGCGGGGATTTCCAATTCGGTGCGGAACCAGTAGGTGTAAAACTCGCGTCCCACCTGCGAGATGTCGGGTATTTTGCCGGATTCTATCTTGTTATTCAGCCCGTAATAAGGTTCGGGGAACATTTTATTGTATACCAGCGAATTGAGCACGGTTCCCGGTACAACGGCAGGCAACCAGCCGGAGGTATCGTATCCGGGGGCGGAGACTTGTTCGGCGGGGTCATCCACGTCGCTCGCCCTCTTCATTTTCCAGGTATAGTTTCCTTGGTGTATTTCTTTGGAGTCTAACCGGATCCGGTTGTCGTTCCGGGCTTCGTTTATACTATTTCCTTGTGCTGTGAAGGTAAATAGCAAAACGGATAGAAATAAATTCAATAGCTTGTTCATATTATTTATTTTGTTTGAATTCCTATAGATCTCGTTACTTTAGTTCTGTATTCTTACTCGTCCGGAACCATTCGCCTATGTCTGTCATCCACGGAGCCCATCTGCCTAGGTTTGTCATCCCGGGCTTGACCCGGGATCTCCGATCGACATCATGCGGTTTTAGCGAACGGAGATCCCGCGTCAAGCGCGGGATGACAGGATAGGGCCAAAACCGACCTTAACACTCCGTGCCAAGCACTAAAAGGCAGCGCATTCCCTCAATAGATCCTTGTTCCCATTACGTTTCCCGGAAAGATAAGAGGTTCGCTGTCCGGGGAGGAGGCAACGTTTACATTCCGGCAACTATCCAACGAAATCCGGCAAAGATCGCCGGCGGGAAGTTGCAAGGTAGAACGGGCAATGGTGAGGCCGTCTACATCTTCGGCTACAATGGCGTGCCGTTCTTCTTTCTCTCCGACGGTGGAAAGTTTCATGTCGGTCAGGCGGATATTGGCTGCATGCCGGATATAGAATCCGTAGGCGGGCAGCATGGTGCCGAACATCCGGTTTTCAGGATAGGCGGTTTCCGCTTCGGGGACGTTCACTTGGGTATCGGCAGCTTTTCCCCCGCCTTTCAACTGGAAGTCCACATGGCGGATTTCCACGTTTTCTACCGGCAGGCCAGGTACGCCGGTGATAGAGCTGGCTATATGGCTGACCGAGGTAGCGGTAATATTTTTGATGAGAATGTTTTTCAGATAAGAACGGTCGGAAGTTTTCCGTTTGCCCAGGCGGACAAAGACGGGGGTTTGCACATCCGTCATGGTCAGGTTGGAGACGGTGATGTCTTCCATAAAGCCTCCGTCTACTACTTCGAGAGCGATACCTGCAATGCCGGTTATGGGGTTGGTTACTCCGGGTAGCTTTTTTTCCCAGAAGCGGAACAAGGATTTGCTGCATTTATGAAGGATGCAATCGGATATGCGGATGTTACGGAATCCGCCGGCACTGGCGGTTCCGAATTTGATGTAGTTGCAGTTGGACGAGAGGTTGCAGTTTTTCACGGTAATGTTTTCCACTACGTAAGCGGGGTCTTCGCTTTTGAAGCAGATGGCATCGTCGTCGGTATCGATCACGCAATCGGAGATGGTGACGTTCCGGCTTTCGATGTCCAGCCCGTCGTTATTCCAGTTGGCGTGGCCTTCGATGTATATTTTGCGGATGTCTACGCCGTCGCAGCGGACAAAACGGAAGGTCCAGAATCCGGAGTTAGTGAGTTTTACTTCTTTCACGTTTACTTGGTTACAATCGAGCAGGAGGATGAGGGTGGGACGGTCGGGAGCATCGTTTCCTTTGTTGAAGGCGTCGCCGTTTCCGTTTATCTCGCCTTGCCCGGTAATGGAGATATTGCTTGCTTTTTCGGCAAAGAGCAGGGCTTTACGCCGCCCGGAGGCAGGGTAATCGGCGATGTTGCGGCTTCCCAGGAGGGTGGCTCCTTTTTCCAGGTGGAGGGTGACGTTTTTTTTCAGGACGAGCGTGCCTGTGAGGTATTGGCCGGGGGGCAGCGAGACCACTCCCCCACCCTTTCCGGCACAGTCGTCGATGGCTTGCTGTAGGTTGCGGGTGGTGAGGGTTTTGCCGTCCGTCCGGATGGCGTACTTTTCTATCAGGGCGTTGCCGGACATGTTTTGCTCTTTCTGGATACAGGAAGCCAATAAAGAGCAAAAGCATAACAGGCTTCCTATCATTGTCTTATTCATCTTAGTTTATTCTTTTCACTTTCAAATATACATGTTTTTTATAATTGGGGCTTAGGGAGAAGGTGTTAAATCAAAAAAGGAGACCTTTCGCTCACTCCTGTCATGGTGGAAAAGGAGGGCTTTCGCTCACTCCTGTCATGGCGGACTTGATCCGCCATCTCCCTTCGGCACAAGCGGGCTTTAGCACCATCCTGCCATCCCACGCTTGAGGCGGGAACTCCGGTCGTTAAGGCCGACCGATGTCGATCGGAGATCCCGCGTCAAGCGCGGGATGACATTTGTTTGCCTTTTCATCAACCGGTTTTATCCAGGCGCGGGGGACGCGCCCGATCGGTCGCGCCTCCCGCGAACGATCGGTCGCATCCCCCGCGAACGATCGGTCGCATCCCCCGCGAACGATCGGTCGCGTCGGACGCGAATGATCGGCAGCCTACAAGTATTCATCAATCGGCCTCCATACTCCATCCGGAAAAGGTTGCCTTTCGGTAGAACGAAGGTTATTTGCCAGCCAATTGCCTGTATTCCGTCCAAAACTCATCGATCGCCCCTTCTTGGGGAAGAAAGCAACTTCTGTATTTCACGGGGTTGCCTTCTTTATATCCTTCCAGGGTGAATGTGTGGGAAGAGCTGTCGGTCCAGGAAAGCACCTTTTCTTCGCCGTCTTCATTTATATAGACTACTTCGGTGTTCACCAGCGTTTCGTCGCGGATCGCATTGAGCAGTACTTCCCACTTTTTCGTGTCTTTGTTATAATACACCGCCTGGCCGCTTTTCTTGGTATAGCTGCGCGGGTTCAGGTAACTCAAATATACCTCTCCGTATACTTCGCCGGTAATCTCTGCGGGCAAGGAAGAGTTTCCATATTTGTCATAAATCACCACCTGAAAAACGTAGGATGCTTCCTGCAGGTTGTCGATTATATGTTCTACCACTTTCTGCGAGCGGTCTAGTGTTACCTTTACCGAATCGGTACGGTCTTTCCAATAAATCTTGGCTTCCACGCCGCGGGGGTCGTTGCGCATCTGCCATGTTAGCTTGATGCGGTTACGGCCGGAGAAGCTTTGCAGGGAGTCTGCTTTCCCGATATAGATAATCGGGCCGTCTTTTATAAATTCTTCGTAGGGAGCATCCATCCCGTCGCAGCTTACCCAAAGGGTGAGAATGGCTGCCAATACTGTATATAATATACCTTTTCTCATTTTACTATTCTATTAAGTTTTAAAATAACTGTTTATTTCCGGAATATTGCCGGCTTTTATGCCTCCCTGTCCTGGCGGGTTCTGTCATCCCTTGCTCTGTCTGTCATTCCCGCCTCCCTGTCATCCCCACCACTCTGTCATCCCGCGCTTGACGCGGGATCTCCCATTGCGGAGGGCGCCTTTTACTTACACCTGTCATGACGGACTCGATTCGCCATCTCTTTTTTGCATAAGTTGCCTTTTGCGATTGAAGATCCCGGGTCAAGCCCGGGATGACAGAAAGAGGATGACAGAAAGAGGCAAAGATCCCCCGCCCGGGTCAACCCCGGGATGACAGCTGTAGGCAAAGGGGCTCCGAAGAGATGACAAGTGCGAGCGAAGGGAGAGTTTGTTATCATCGATATGTTTCTTTTTTTAAATCGATATGTTTCTTTTTTTAAAGTGATGGGTACTCTGATCCGTAGAAGGTCAACTCTTGAATATAAATAAAGCTGCTTGCTTCATAACTTCCCCATGAGCCGTAGATTCCCCAGGTTTCCAATACCCGGAAACGGATATAGCGGTAAGCTTCCGTCTCGGCAGGCACTTCAAACTCTTCGCCGGCGATGGCTGCTTTGCGGTCGTCTTCGGTTACGGGATCGTTCGGGCCTCCGCCGGATGCTTTTTTCGTTTCAAAGGAGCCTATCTTCGTCCACGACTCGTCGAACTCCCCATTCGGGTTCGGGTGGTTGCTTCCATAGAGTTCAAAGAGGTGGACATGCCCTTTCACGTAGGCTTCCACGCCTACCGAGGTATTGTCGTAACGGGTATAGTAAACAAACCGGCTGAATTTATAGGTCTTTCCCAAATCGATGGTAATATGGCGGGGCATGGTTACGCTCTTGGAATGGTACATGGGCAAACCCATCGTCCGCCCGTCCCAGACACATTCAATCGCATTCTTTTGCATGGAGGCCCATTTGTGGCATTCCCATTCATCGGTAGGCAGCTTGGCATTCTTGAACAGGGATTTGTCGCATTCTATCTCCAGGATGGGGGTAGTAACAAATGAAACGGTATCGGAAAGGTTGCCCCAACGGTCGCGTACATAAAAGCCAAATTCCGTTTCTACGGCATCTTGCCCGTGTATGGCAAAACTGCCGGAAGGAGCTTCCGTGTAGTGCATGTACAGTTGGGTCCACTTTCCGTCTTCCTGTTTTTTCAACACGCCGATGCTTACCTGGGCCCTGGTTACATTCTTAAAATCTACTTTGACGCCGGAAAAAGTCTTGTCGTACTTCAACGTTTGGCTGATTTCCCGGAAGACGGGTGTCTTGGCATCGATCTCTACCAGCACCGGGTCGGATGCCACTTCGCCGTATCCTACGGAGTACAGCCGCACCTGGTGTTTGCCTCCTTGCTGCAAGCCTTCCACCACCAACGAATCTACGTAGTAAGAAGCCCTTGCGTCTGCTTCCACGCCCGGTTTTATTTCGTATACGGCTTTCACATATTTCAAAGCCGGATCGTCCGGGAGCGTGTAATAGATAATTGCTCCCCCGTTTTGGTTCTTCACTTCTTTCACCACTACTTGCTGGGGTGCTTCTTTGCTTCCCGACGCATAGTTTACGTCGCCATCCCCCTTGCAGGCTGTAAACAGGATAGCTCCTACAGCCAGGAGGAATAATTTACTTGTTCTATTCTTTATCATTGTCATTTCTTTTTTAAGTTGAGAATACATCCTCGACGTTACCATCCGTAATTTTGCTTCAAGTTCTTGTTGCGCCAGATTTCGCCGTCTATAATAGGCCAGAAATAGTCGCGTACGGTAAATGTCTGGTTGTAAATCAGTGTTTCTTTATAATAATCGTCGGCCGAATTGTATAGCAGGTTCCAGCCTGTAACGGGTTTATTAAATTCCGTGAGTGCTTTTTTCCAGCGGCGGATGTCCCAATACCGTTGCCCTTCCAGGCTTAATTCGATGAGACGTTCTTGCCGGATGATCTCGCGCAGCCCGGCCTGGTCTTTAAATTTGTCCGGGTCCGAAGAATGGTTGGTCCACGCAGCTTCCACGCCTTCCAGCCCGGCACGTTCGCGTACCTTGTCTATCCAGGGCAGCACTTCCGCATAGGGAGCTTTCGCTTCGTTCAGCGCTTCGGCATACAGCAGATAGAGGTTTGCCATACGCATGATGGGGAAGGGGTATTTCTCGTAGGTGATGTTGGTTTTGGTCAGTACCGTTCCGTCGTGTACCAGCTTCTTGGGCCAGATGCCGGACATGCACCAGGAGGTTTCAAAAGCGTTGGCAGCCGATTCGCCGGCGCGTGCTTTCAGGTAGTTCGACTTGGTAACGTCTTTCGTGCCTTGTCCCATCCAAATGCCCCGGTCGAAGCCCAGCGAAGCATAAAAACGAGGTTCCCGGTTCAGGTTGAATTTGGCGGTCCACTGGTCTTTCGCCATAAAAGCAGCATTGTCGCTTCCTACTTTCGCGGCGTTGAAGCGGGATTCGAAATCCCAGTCTTTGTCTTCTTCCATCGGCACGCCGTTCCGGGTATAGTATTGCTTTGCTATGTTCAAAGAAACGCCCATATTGCCGGTAGCCCCGCTAGTGTTGTTTATGGTTTCCGACGTCCATCCCCGCGGCATGCAATGTCCCTGGTACGGGAACCAGGCATTGGAGTTTTCCCAGATCATTTCGTTGTTCCATCTTTCATAGAGGATTTTACGCAAGAGCATCATTTGCCGTGCATCGTCCGACATGTTGGTATAGTCGAAATATTCCATTTTAAATAGTTCATATCCCACGCCTTGGCAAAATTCGATGGCTTGCCGGCAGGCTTCGGCTGCTTCTTCCCATCTTTTTTGTTTCTCTGCCTCGGTTTTTTGCGGGTTAAAGATTTCGATGCCCCGGTTGTCTGTAAAGCCCAGGTAATCCGTATTGCCGTTGAAGAGGGGGCTGGCCGCGGTGACCAGGATCTCGGCTTTCATGGCATATACTACGGCTTTCGATACACGTCCCAGTTCTTCCGTCTCGTTCTCGATCCGGTCTAACAGGTATTCGTTTGCAATCACTTCGTCTAATAAACCGACAATGTACTCGAAGCATTCGTCCAACGTGTTCCGGTATACTTTCGTCTCGTCTGTCGAGGCATCCACGGACAGGTTTTCTTTTACCAGCGGGATAGGGCCGTACATGCGTACCAGCCAGTAATGGTAATAGGCTTTCAGGAACTTGGCCTCGCAAATCCAGCGTTCTTTTTCCGCGATGTCCATATCGGGGACTTTTCCGATGTTTTCCAGGAAGATATTACAGTCTCTCAAACCGCGGTACAGGTTTTTACCGTCTTGCTTGCCGCTCCAATAGTTGAAATAAGGATCGCTGGAACGTTGCATGCCGTGCGAAAGATACCAGGCTGCCTTGAAGTTCACATTATCGCGGTGATAGGTAGTAAATACAAACTCGTCGCTTCCCAGGAAGCCCGGATCGTTCTTCGTGCCGTGCGACGGCATGTAGTTGTAGCAGGTGAAAAGGAACTTTTCTGCTTCCGAGCGCATGGTAAAAGCATTGTCGATGGTAGCAATATCGTCGGGTACAATATCCAGGTAATCGTTGCAGGAAGTCAGTGCCAACGAGGCTGCCAATAAAAATATAGCTAGCTTTTTCATTCTATCAATCTTTTATTTAAGTATGTTCTTTTATTTGTTTTATATTATCAGTTTGTCTGTTACCTAGGTTTGTCATCCGGGGAGCCTATTCGCCTATATCTGTCATCCCGCGCTTGACGCGGGATCTCCCCTCGGTATAAACCGGCTTCAGCACCATCCTGTCATCGATAAAACCGCATAATATCGATCGGAGATCCCGGGTCAAGCCCGGGATGACAGATATAAATGGATGGGCTCTCTTGATGACAGATGTGGGCAAATAGGCTCCGGGAAGGACAGGCATGGACGAATGAGCATTCCGGGAAAGGACTGTCCTGACGGATTTCTTTTCCTTTTGGAAGGAATGCGTATGTAACGTAACTGATAACATAAGTAATTATACGGATGTACTTAGAAGGTTAAATTCAAACCAATGTTATATATTCTCTGTACCGGGTATTTTAACCCGTCGCCGGCTTGTTCCACATCCCAGTCTTTGAATTTGCTGAAGCAGAATAAGTTGTTTCCCGTAAAGTAAATACGCAGGTTTTTCAATCCGGCTCTCCGTATCCAGTGTTGCGGCAAGGTGTAGCCTATTTCCACTTGTTTGAGACGTAAGAAAGAGCCGTCGCGCATGAACCAGGTACTTCGCTTCTCGTTATTCTCGATAGACTTATCGCTCAGGCGGGGCCAGACGGCATAGATGTTCCGGTTGCTTTCCGACCAGTGGTTGTCTGCAATGAAACGTGCCAACTGGTTGTTTTCAATGGAGCCGGTTTCCGTATTGTCAAAGAAAGGAGATACTTTCTTATAATCTATCCAAAACGATTCCCGTGCCAAACCTTGGAAGAAGACGGATATATCCACGTTCTTGATGCCGTAAGAGGCTCCGAAGCCGTACACGATTTCCGGTTCGGTAGGATAACCGATGGGAACCTGGTCCAGTTCCGAAATCATGCCGTCCCGGTTTACATCGCGGTATTTGATGTCTCCCGCACCGTATTCGCCGAACTGGACGGGTGAATTACGTACTTCCTCTTCGTCTACAAACAACCCTTCGGCAATATAGCCCCATTGCTGGCCGATGGGGTTGCCTACGTGCTTTTTCCAGGGGGCATCCGGGTAGTCCAGTTCTTCATACTCCACATATTCGTTGCTGGCGTAGGTAAAGTTGGCCCGTAGCTGCAACCAGGTTTTATTGGCAAAGTATTTACTGTAATCCATCGACAGATCTACGCCGTGGGATTTGGCTTTCCCCAGGTTGGCCTTGGGGGTGACCCAGAGCCCCATGGTGTTGGGGATGTCTTTCCGTTCCTGGAAGATGTTGGAACGTCTTTCCGTGTAGTATTCTGCGGTTACGTTCAAGCCGTCGAGGACGGTCAACTCCAAGGCAAAGTTGGTCTTTTTAGCAATCTCCCAGGTAATGTTGGGGTCGGCATACCGGCTTACCGAGATACCGTTCCGTTTGTAGGCTCCTTCGTTGTAGCCGAAACTGGCACCGGAACCGCTGTTATTCATGTTGATTTCGGATAAGTACAGGAAGCGGTCTTGTGCGGCAGCGATGTTATCGTTTCCCACCAAGCCGTAAGAGGCGCGTAATTTCAGCTTCTGTACATAGGGAGCCAGGGGACGGAAAAACTTTTCATTGGAGATGAGATACGCTATTCCCGCCGAGGGGAAGAAGCCCCACCGCTGGCTCTTGTCGAAACGTTCGGAACCATTGTAACCGAAGTTTCCTTCCAGGAAGTAACGGCTGTCGTAAGAATACGTGAAACGTCCCGACAGACCGACATTGCGCTTGGGCAAGGAGGTCTGGAGCGTGGATGCATTGGGTTGCTGGCTGTTGCGTAACTGGAGGACTGCCAAACCGCTTACGCCGTGTTTGCCGAAATCGCGGTTATAGTTTAAGGCAGCCTCCAGGTACATGTTGGATTCCACGTTTTTGTCGCCTTGGCCGAAGTCCAGATATTCGGTCCCGCCGTTCGGGTTAATAATGTCGATCATGTATGTCTGGTCCATATAATTATATTGTCCCAACTTGTAATAGAAGGGTTTGTACTGGCGGCTGGTAGAATAGGTAGCCAACCGTGAAACGTTATATAAACCGCGGAATTTCAATCCCTTGGTAATAAAGTCCAGTTCCTGGTTCAGTTCGAACTGGGCTTCCATTTTATCGCGTCCGGATTCTTTATATCCTTTTACCAGTTCCGCATAGGGGTTGATGTACTTTCCGTCGCCGTAATTACCGAACAGGATATGCTTTATATACGAATGGGCTTCGTCTTTGGGATAAGTGGCAGGAAATAATACGGGGTTGGTTTGCATGATCTTTGCGTACAAATCGGAGCCCCCGTTCAACGGGCCGTTATAATCCTCGAATGCGCCATTCATCCGTACCATCAACTTGGTGGTTTTCGTGAGCTTGATGTTTACATTGGAACGGAGCGAATAGTTACGTATCTTGATGTTGTTGTTGAAGTTATTGGCTTTGTCTACTTTCAATATCCCGTTATCCACGTTAAACGAACCTGCCACATAATAATTCACCATGCTGCCTCCGCCGCTGACATTCATATTTACGCGCTGGTTCATGGTGAAGTCTTTCAAGAGTTCTTTCCGCCAGTCGGTTACGGGATAAATTACGGAGGGATGCCCGGGGACGGTATTGTCGATCTTGTCTTCCGGATACATCAGGGCATGCAACGGGTCGCGGGTAAGGATGGCTTCGTTGTGCAATTTCATATACGTGATCGGGTCTGCCAATTCAAGCATCTTCGTGGGGGTGGAGATGGAGTTTTCTATCCGCAGATTCAAGCGCATGGAACCGGCTTGCCCTTCTTTGGTCTTCACCAGGATGACGCCGTTTGCACCGCGCGAACCGTACAAAGCGGTAGCCGTGGCATCTTTCATAATAGAGAAGCTCTCGATATCGTCGGGTTGCATACGTGCCAAGTCTTGCGAGCTGACTTCGATGTTGTCTATCAAAATCAAGGGGGACTTGGCGTACCCGAAGGAAGTAACGCCGCGGACAAAGAAATCGGAATCGTCCACGCCCGGTTCGCCGGTACGCTGGTAGGAGATAACACCGGCAACGCGGCCGGCAAGGGCATTGGTTAGGTTGCTGGTGGGTACTTTCAGCTCGGCAACTTTTACGGTGCTGATGGCCCCGATTACACTTTCCTTCTTTTGGGTGCTGAAAGCTACCACCTCTACTTCATCCAGCTTTTGGGTGTCTTCGTATAAGATAATATTGAGGACTCCCCCCTTTACCGTTTTTTCGGCGGGGGCATAGCCGATAAACGAAAATTCCAGGATGGTACCCGGTTCCACGCCTGGCAACGTATAATTTCCGTCCAGGTCGGTAGTAGTTCCTTTGGAAACATCTTTTACTTTTACGGTAACTCCCGGCATGGGGTTCCCGTCGGCATCGCTTACCCGTCCCTTTACCGTAAGGGTGTTTTGCATGGTGGTGGGCGTTCCGGCTTCCGGGGCCGACGGATGCGTTCCTTCCCAGGCAAATGCGTTGGAAGGGGCAAACAACCCGCAGGATACGACCGCAGTGAATAAAACAATTTTTCTAGAGAGCGGCAGCATGCCTTGCAGCAGGCAATACCTGAAAAGCTCTCTCTTTTCTACATCAAACAGTTTTTGCATAATTGCGTGTTTTTAATATTAGAAATAAATGTAAGATTTCAATAAATTCTTTCTCCTGTTATCCTTGCCAATTGTATCCTCACCTACACTTGTCATCCTTGCCTATTACTTGTCATCCCGCGCTTGACGCGGGATCTCCGATCAATATAAGGCGGCCTTTATGATCGGAGATTGCGGATCAAGTCCGCAATGACAGGAAGGGAGACAATTCCGCAATGGCAGAGAGGCAGGACTATGCAAAAGAGCCCTTATCATTCCGGTTGCAAACATAAACCTATATCCGGAATATTCTGTCTCTAACCTCGCCATTCCTATAATCAAAACGGACATAATGGAAAAACATACATTTTTGGCAAAAACCGGCACACCTTTCTTCTACATAAAAAGGAAACGAACTGTTCCCCGTTCCAACAAAAAACCATATCTTTGCCCGTATTCCATATTTCAAATAGGCTTATACACCCATGAAAAAACAACTCTTGCTAACCCTGTTATTCCTTTATAGTATAACGAATCCTCTCCACTCATCCAATCTCAGGCAAATCAGTAACCGCGACGGTTTATCCAATAGTTCCGTTACTTGTTTGTACCAGGACGGCAAACGTTTCCTTTGGATCGGGACGTACGACGGGCTCAATATGTACGACAGCCGCGATATCTA
The genomic region above belongs to Parabacteroides pacaensis and contains:
- a CDS encoding DUF4998 domain-containing protein codes for the protein MRKGILYTVLAAILTLWVSCDGMDAPYEEFIKDGPIIYIGKADSLQSFSGRNRIKLTWQMRNDPRGVEAKIYWKDRTDSVKVTLDRSQKVVEHIIDNLQEASYVFQVVIYDKYGNSSLPAEITGEVYGEVYLSYLNPRSYTKKSGQAVYYNKDTKKWEVLLNAIRDETLVNTEVVYINEDGEEKVLSWTDSSSHTFTLEGYKEGNPVKYRSCFLPQEGAIDEFWTEYRQLAGK
- a CDS encoding glycoside hydrolase family 28 protein — encoded protein: MNKTMIGSLLCFCSLLASCIQKEQNMSGNALIEKYAIRTDGKTLTTRNLQQAIDDCAGKGGGVVSLPPGQYLTGTLVLKKNVTLHLEKGATLLGSRNIADYPASGRRKALLFAEKASNISITGQGEINGNGDAFNKGNDAPDRPTLILLLDCNQVNVKEVKLTNSGFWTFRFVRCDGVDIRKIYIEGHANWNNDGLDIESRNVTISDCVIDTDDDAICFKSEDPAYVVENITVKNCNLSSNCNYIKFGTASAGGFRNIRISDCILHKCSKSLFRFWEKKLPGVTNPITGIAGIALEVVDGGFMEDITVSNLTMTDVQTPVFVRLGKRKTSDRSYLKNILIKNITATSVSHIASSITGVPGLPVENVEIRHVDFQLKGGGKAADTQVNVPEAETAYPENRMFGTMLPAYGFYIRHAANIRLTDMKLSTVGEKEERHAIVAEDVDGLTIARSTLQLPAGDLCRISLDSCRNVNVASSPDSEPLIFPGNVMGTRIY
- a CDS encoding SusC/RagA family TonB-linked outer membrane protein translates to MQKLFDVEKRELFRYCLLQGMLPLSRKIVLFTAVVSCGLFAPSNAFAWEGTHPSAPEAGTPTTMQNTLTVKGRVSDADGNPMPGVTVKVKDVSKGTTTDLDGNYTLPGVEPGTILEFSFIGYAPAEKTVKGGVLNIILYEDTQKLDEVEVVAFSTQKKESVIGAISTVKVAELKVPTSNLTNALAGRVAGVISYQRTGEPGVDDSDFFVRGVTSFGYAKSPLILIDNIEVSSQDLARMQPDDIESFSIMKDATATALYGSRGANGVILVKTKEGQAGSMRLNLRIENSISTPTKMLELADPITYMKLHNEAILTRDPLHALMYPEDKIDNTVPGHPSVIYPVTDWRKELLKDFTMNQRVNMNVSGGGSMVNYYVAGSFNVDNGILKVDKANNFNNNIKIRNYSLRSNVNIKLTKTTKLMVRMNGAFEDYNGPLNGGSDLYAKIMQTNPVLFPATYPKDEAHSYIKHILFGNYGDGKYINPYAELVKGYKESGRDKMEAQFELNQELDFITKGLKFRGLYNVSRLATYSTSRQYKPFYYKLGQYNYMDQTYMIDIINPNGGTEYLDFGQGDKNVESNMYLEAALNYNRDFGKHGVSGLAVLQLRNSQQPNASTLQTSLPKRNVGLSGRFTYSYDSRYFLEGNFGYNGSERFDKSQRWGFFPSAGIAYLISNEKFFRPLAPYVQKLKLRASYGLVGNDNIAAAQDRFLYLSEINMNNSGSGASFGYNEGAYKRNGISVSRYADPNITWEIAKKTNFALELTVLDGLNVTAEYYTERRSNIFQERKDIPNTMGLWVTPKANLGKAKSHGVDLSMDYSKYFANKTWLQLRANFTYASNEYVEYEELDYPDAPWKKHVGNPIGQQWGYIAEGLFVDEEEVRNSPVQFGEYGAGDIKYRDVNRDGMISELDQVPIGYPTEPEIVYGFGASYGIKNVDISVFFQGLARESFWIDYKKVSPFFDNTETGSIENNQLARFIADNHWSESNRNIYAVWPRLSDKSIENNEKRSTWFMRDGSFLRLKQVEIGYTLPQHWIRRAGLKNLRIYFTGNNLFCFSKFKDWDVEQAGDGLKYPVQRIYNIGLNLTF
- a CDS encoding RagB/SusD family nutrient uptake outer membrane protein, yielding MKKLAIFLLAASLALTSCNDYLDIVPDDIATIDNAFTMRSEAEKFLFTCYNYMPSHGTKNDPGFLGSDEFVFTTYHRDNVNFKAAWYLSHGMQRSSDPYFNYWSGKQDGKNLYRGLRDCNIFLENIGKVPDMDIAEKERWICEAKFLKAYYHYWLVRMYGPIPLVKENLSVDASTDETKVYRNTLDECFEYIVGLLDEVIANEYLLDRIENETEELGRVSKAVVYAMKAEILVTAASPLFNGNTDYLGFTDNRGIEIFNPQKTEAEKQKRWEEAAEACRQAIEFCQGVGYELFKMEYFDYTNMSDDARQMMLLRKILYERWNNEMIWENSNAWFPYQGHCMPRGWTSETINNTSGATGNMGVSLNIAKQYYTRNGVPMEEDKDWDFESRFNAAKVGSDNAAFMAKDQWTAKFNLNREPRFYASLGFDRGIWMGQGTKDVTKSNYLKARAGESAANAFETSWCMSGIWPKKLVHDGTVLTKTNITYEKYPFPIMRMANLYLLYAEALNEAKAPYAEVLPWIDKVRERAGLEGVEAAWTNHSSDPDKFKDQAGLREIIRQERLIELSLEGQRYWDIRRWKKALTEFNKPVTGWNLLYNSADDYYKETLIYNQTFTVRDYFWPIIDGEIWRNKNLKQNYGW
- a CDS encoding DUF5000 domain-containing lipoprotein; amino-acid sequence: MIKNRTSKLFLLAVGAILFTACKGDGDVNYASGSKEAPQQVVVKEVKNQNGGAIIYYTLPDDPALKYVKAVYEIKPGVEADARASYYVDSLVVEGLQQGGKHQVRLYSVGYGEVASDPVLVEIDAKTPVFREISQTLKYDKTFSGVKVDFKNVTRAQVSIGVLKKQEDGKWTQLYMHYTEAPSGSFAIHGQDAVETEFGFYVRDRWGNLSDTVSFVTTPILEIECDKSLFKNAKLPTDEWECHKWASMQKNAIECVWDGRTMGLPMYHSKSVTMPRHITIDLGKTYKFSRFVYYTRYDNTSVGVEAYVKGHVHLFELYGSNHPNPNGEFDESWTKIGSFETKKASGGGPNDPVTEDDRKAAIAGEEFEVPAETEAYRYIRFRVLETWGIYGSWGSYEASSFIYIQELTFYGSEYPSL